atcctacatgtctccatgttttcatacaagtatattatgtaattaTATATTCACGTTATATTATACTTACCATTTATGTCAACAAATCGTGTTTAAgaaaaccatgggctcagatgccacctattttcatgttcatatttttggaaATTGCACAGATTAccaagaaggctcagatagcctgaaattaCGCTTGCCACcgcaaggatcgctccgcccaattAGGACGATTCTTTCATGTTTTATTGAGTAGATCATTTAATGTCATGTTTATGTCTCatacccctggcaaggtatgagattgctctgctggtcgggccaggtaccagactccacgtacctaCGTGGTGATTTATGCTGTCGGTTATATTAATGCTCTCCCTACTAAAAATTCTTTTACTCATGTGAGATGATATTCATGTTcacaacatatggatacaattTCAATTTCAGTTATATTATTTTCATGTGCTATGCTTATTtcgttcagttgctttacatactagtacaattcgaatgtactgacatccccttttatttgtctgggggcctgcatttcacgatgcagatttacaggacgacggctcagcacgtatcagcttttggtgagccctatTCTATTCGGGTTGTTATCTCTATTTATGCTTATTTCAGTTATGCTTTAAAGGTATGCGCCTTGTCCCGctaaacagtttagcagtcaaaCTCATGTTAGATGTTTCATTGACTAGTCAGTTttgttatgtcagatattcagagtcgtatagccattttggctcagtaTTATCATGTTTATTCATACTATTTCTGATTCacgttttaaacaagtatttccaTTTCCATTACGAGATTCCATGATTATTGAGATTATCCATGTTTTAAAGTGTATTCCGTATTAGTTCTTGTCCATGTTGATTTATCAAGCCACGTGGTCCGCTCGGTCACATACAACAAGACACCGAGTGTCGTGTGACGCCCAAACTATGGTTCAAGGCGTGACACCTCTAGTACGTGTAACCCAGCTATAGTGTGAATAGAGAGATAAATTAGGCCTAACAAGTTAATGAGTGTTTGAGATGTTGCTGATTTGATGAGCTAAATTGAGTAACAAGAGGAAGCCGAGAGCAGGTCATTCCCATCGGCCAGCTGATAGAAATAGACAAACTATCAAAGATATTCATGTTACTTCAACTGCACTAGTTCCATTAGCCGAGCTAAGAGAAAGAAGATCAGAGCGATGGAACGTGAAAAGAGAATATATGTGCAAATGAACTCGCGGAAGTTTTGCTCTAAATCATATAAAAAATTTGAGGATTCAATCCAAAACTTTAAAATTATAATCGGAGGGACCCATAACGTACCATTTAAACTTCTTTATAAACCGTTTCACAATTACCGATGAGAGTTGTGTATAGCATTCTCTAACAATATAAAGGTAAGTTGTTAAATCTCCATGGCAAAGAAATTCAATTATCAACTTGTAATGTTTGAAAATAAGATGGTCAGCAagctatttattttttattttacatcATATTAAACGAACGTTGAGATTATATTTCTCTCTAGTAGCTATAGTGGGACAGTAGCTAAGTAACCCGATTCATGCACTCATATAAAGTTTCTTAGTTTCTCGAATCGATGGAATAATATAAACATTTTATCCTTAATTAACGCTAGTCTCttcacaaaacaaaaaaaaactatcaaatgaaaaaaaatcaaGTGTAAAATCACAAACCTTAAAGGAGTAATATTCTACCAGACAAACCTAAGGATAAATCAGGTCCATAGAGAGAAAAATGTGTGAGATAAGCATGTAATCGCATAAtattgaagttggaatgaagtaaagtttaaagtttcaTAACTCTCAATcgcattacattcattatttttgtattaaaataaaaatataaaaaaagagTAGAAACTTTTTGCATAAATATACTTGTAGATTGCAGGTGCAAGCAAAGGAAAGCCAAGTTTATGACTGGAACAATTAGAATAAGGCCCTTGAGTGAGACAGAAGGGATATGGTTATTCATTCTCTAGTTGCTTTCTTCTTCAGCAAGTTCAAGGAACTTAAATAATTAACGTGCCACGTCGCGTATATTTTTCCGAAAGATTGCAGAAGCAAGTACTTTATAGTTTATATAAAGAGGAACAGATGGAAGGACTTGATTTCGGCGGAGATAAAAATAGAGTAAGAGTTTGACATGTGTCTATCTATTACTCCCTcggtcccataataagtgtcgcTTTAGCCAAATTTTTTtatccataataagtgtcatcttacaTCTTACGGAACcagagaaaaggacataaatggtcccttaactatgaaggtaggtttaaaatagtcccttaactatgcacttaacagttttggtcctttaagtttgccataagttaacAAAAATAATCCTTTAATTATGAGgattggttaaaaatagtcccttaagtatgcacttaacagttttgatcctttaagttcgccaaaagttaacactttagTCTCCGATAAAATATttatcgaactctgtttgttagatttgacgagaactataaaaaataaaaaataaattagcgagaactcacatttagaggtacacaTTACTAAAGAACAGACCAAATATCTCGGGACAAAACTGACGGACATTAGTCCGTTATAGGGAAATACCAAGGAAAAACCAACAGACTTGATAATGTAAGAAAATAGTGTCTtggaacacaaagaccgacggactctgtcGATTAAACCGAGAGAGTCCAttggctaagtaaaatacaccaggctttagaaataaattagaaataacaGAAACTACAAAAGttatcactactaaaaacaagcgaaaaaatgatggacggaaaccgatggataaaatccagggacactatttttttttttaatttttattattttttacgaaAATCAACGGCCGTCCATTTAGTTATTTTCAAGGAAAAATGCGcggaaactttttttttctttttaaagaatCACTATAATGGAAGTATTTATTCTTATACCAAATTTTGAGTAAAAATGATTCTAGTGTATGTACTTAGCCTATGGGCTCCCTCGGTTTTAATCGACAGAGTCTGTCagtctttgtgtttcgagacactatcttctgacattatcaagtctttAGGTTTTTCCTTATAACCAACTgacgtccgtcggttttgtcccgagttatttggtctttttctttagtaatgtgtgcctctaaatgtgagttctcgctaattatttttcatagttctcatcaaatctaacaaacagggTTATGAATATTTGtcagagactaaaagtgttaacttttggcgaacttaaaggaccaaaactattAAGTGCATACtgaagggactatttttaaccaaccctcatagttaagggatcatttttgttaacttgtggcaaacttaaaggaccaaaacggttaaatgcatagttaagggactattttgaacctactcccATAGTTAAGAGACCATTTACGTCCTTTTCTAGACATAAATTATCTTATTTTTCCAATTCTAccccttagacaataaagtactctctccgtcccataataagtgtcactctagccaaaaacacgcatattacgAAAGCAATAATGTAATatgaagtttaccaaattacccttatataataaaaataaattactttccTCTTGATTAAAGCATGCACAAGTAGTGAatcttttgacattgggaatctaACAATACtaagttactatgtggcttttttccaatcatcatttagatgttactttaacttgtctTTTTTTCTAAGGATAAAATTGGAAAAAACTAgccaatttatgtcttggtttcctaaggtgacacttattatgggataaattttttggctaaggtgacacttattatgggacggagggagacgtataaatgatgattggaaaagtcacatagtaacttggtattattGGATTCTCAGTGTCAAAAGGTTACTTCTTGTGTGTGCTCTAATAAAAAGGTAAaactaatttatttttattatatagggataatttggtaaacttcacattatattattgatttcttaatatgcgtgtttttgaataaggtgacacttattatgaaacggaaGGAGTACTACCACTATCCTATTTTTGGATTGCTTCACAATATTTGATGCGACTAGGTAATATTGTTTTATAAAagtttcaatatatatatatttaagtatttttattcTCAAAACAACTTCAACTTCTCATTTTATATTCAATGACAAATTCTTGTATTCACATAAATTAATGTTATGAATTATAATATGTTTGAGACCATAAGTATCAAAAGTTTTATAGTCGCACAATATTTTATCaagatcacaaattttaaaattcttcatgtctttcttaaactttgtgccaattAAATTATGCCACGACTCATGAATTGAAACTGAGAGTGCTATCAGTATTATGCTTTATTTTTTGGTTTCCAACTTTTTACGTTAAGCCTCTTTAGTTGCGAATTGcttgaggaaaaaaaaatgataagttCGCTAGGAAGGAAAGAAAAATATTATTGAGCTGGGAAAATATAATTTCCGGCGAAGGAAGGACCATTCGTATCAACCAAATTAGCTCAGCTCAtatgaaaaccaaaaaaaaaacattggtaGACAGTTTTACAATTCATACAGAGCtgggatctagtagctcaattGGTTGGTTACATGACTTTTACCTTGTTGGTGAGAATTCGAATCTCCACGTTGTAATCCCTTCTCTCATTTTCCCTTCTCCTACTCCATATATaataaaacaattaaaaaaaataaaattcataCAGAAGTTATTTAGGGAAAGTACTTAAATACATAAGTTACTTCCAAAATTTATTCGAAAGTACACTTTTTTTTCTGTCACATCATCACTTAGTGACACTAATTCCACTTTTCACAAGAATAGAGAATAAGAAGTAGTATAACTAAATTAAAGTGTATAACTAACTTTTTCGGATaaattttaaaaacaatttaTGTATTTTCTTTGTAAAGTCAGAACAAAGCTATAAGTAGTTGATTTATTAGATTGCATAGTTCTATTGATTGCGATACATAATAAGCACTCCATTGTATTATATTGAAGATGGTCTTAGCCAGTGAGAAcaattattactactactattcgTCCATAATAATTGCGCGTCTATTacaacggaaaaaaaaaaaaagtcaaatcaaTCGCATGTGACTTTACCCAAAAAAGAAGACTTAAAAGGAACCTTCTTATCATGTACTGTAACAAGAAAAATAAACTTATATACATCCATAATTTAACATATTTTACACTATTATATATTTTAGTCCATAATACAGATTAGTTGCTATTGTGTTAAATTTGCAATTGTTCTCGGAAATAAACTCAACAAAATAGGAGGTGGGGGTAGGGTAGCTTCTTCCCTGCGTCGTTGTCAATTTAATTCTCTTCCCTATAACGGCTAGAAAAACGAGATAGGCCCTGTCTTATTAAAACAAAACGTAGTGTAGATTTTTCCATACAAAACGCCATGCTTTGTTCTTTTTTTATCCCCCCATATAGTACTAGTCAGAGTATTAAACAGAATTGGGCAATGGTCAGTACAAATGGATATAAACAAATGAACGACGCAGCTAACTTTACAGCAACAATTGGATTCACGCGAATGCCGTTAGGAGTTTCCTGGAAGCGCATTATATCAATCATTATTTACACCTACTGTTCCATTCTACATATACATTACTCGTAATAAATATATACCTACTATGTCTTATTTTCTCCTTTTTACCTCTTTGGATCCAGTTCTTTTACTATTCGGTGAGTGTATTTGAGGTTTGTGGGTTCAGAATTTTAAGACAGGACAATGACCTCAAGTTAATGTATAACAACCGCCAAACTAATGAACAAGTACTGGTAATTAATATATTGAAATAAATATATTAAACAGTCGAATGTTTTGTTTTAGAGCAGACGttgcattttttatttttttcaattactaattttatgttttgttttttaaaaataaaaacctacacataggaaaaagaaaaaaagaaaaaaaagcttACGAGTTAAGCCTAGGAAAAAACTAATACAGGAGTGAGCTATATTATTTTATTGTTTAAAAAAGAGAGCATATATATAGCAAAATAGGAACTAGCGTAAAAAATGAAACATGTGGGTCTCGAACCCACATCTCGGGGAAACAAAGGGCCTTACAAGCCGCGCCTCAAACCACTAAATCTTCAGCTTGCATTTGTATGTAGGTTCGGATGcaaataaatatataaacttacTAGATTTTCTAGTACAAATATAAGGTCTACGCAAAAGTTACTGAGTTCGGCTGAACCCCCAATTAcactgtagctccgcccctggttgTCTATTTCTTTCCTTCATTGTATTTAGCTATCTTTTGCTCGATTCCAACGTAATCAAACCAAAAGTATTTAAGCCAGGCCAACTGTGAGAATGATAGTTCTTTTTCTTAACCATCTCATATTCAGAATTTTCTCATTCGAATAATTCAGACTTTTATTGTGTAGGACTTATTTAAGAAGAAAATATTggatattaaaaaagaaaaattaatccaATTTATCGTAATCGATTAATTAACATGTTGCTTAACCGTATTCTGAAACATGAAGAAAAAAATCATTAGCGAGATTTTTTTGATTATTTTAGGGCTTGAATCCAAAATCTAAGTTAAAAATGGACACTAATCCATCCCACCATATATTTCATTGTAGAATAGTATTGGTGGGTGCTTTACCCTCCCGCTTCACGAGCTTTGAATATGAAATTGTCTTTGTTAAGGAGCGTTTTATGTGCCGATATAAATTTAAGTTTGGTCGAGTTTTAATGTGAGTACCGGAtgagtagaaaaaaaaaagatgatgaCATTCAGACAGTTTTTGTAGAACTTTTCGATGAACATTTTTGTGAAGTTTCTCGAGAAAAAATTTCAGCAAAAATAAGACTCATTGTTGACTATAAGAAATTTTATTTCACAACAAAAATTGTTGTGTGATAATTAAGATATCTTCACCTTCAACACAATTTCAAATTTGTGTCTAAAAAGAAAAAGCTTCTTCATTGGGAACTTCTTCTGCTTTCCCCTTTAATGAATCTAAATTAATTGGACCCAAATAAGTACTTGAATAACATGAGAAACCAAAAATTAATTGTTTCATTTTCAAAAAGATTTCTTAAGTCAGGAAAAATAATTTGAAGCAAAAGTAGCTCCACCGTAAGGGTCCTACCTTTGTCGGTGGAATGAGAGTCCAGCTAACCAATTTCTTGTAGTTTTCTTTTCCACAATCATCGCTTACGCGTAGGGTCTTGGTTTGCTCGTGACCCAATGGGTCCCATATCTAGCCATGTTCCAGCTGTGAGCTTTGCCCTCAATCGAAGACACCAAATCACACCTCCAGGCTCCAGCTAAAGAAATCACCTATACTCCGCACAACCCAAAACACCTGACGTGGGTGAGCCCATTACCTAATCACATGGCCTATTGGGCCCACATTTTGCTAAGTCCAGCCTGTTTAATTGCCACACCAACATGGTTAATTTTGTATTTTTTTGCATGGCCCCACCCAGATGTCGACCCTCCTCTAGCCGTTATGCCTTTGTTCCACATCTTAACTTTGCCTACTTATATGCACTTGACTTCACTCTCTTTAAGCCACAATTACACGCTTTCCTCTTCTCATTACTCTCTTTTTTACTCTATATTCTCTTGATTTTATTACAAAGAATAGAAGCCATGGATAGGAAATGTTTATGTTTAATATCAATTTTGTGCATTGTAGTGGCCGGTGTCACGGGTCAGACACCAGCAGCAGCACCAGCCAAAGCACCCGTAGGTGCTAAGGCTAGTACTCCACCAGCTGCTGCCCCCACTAAGCCCAAAACTCCTGCTCCTGCTGCAGCACCAGCCTCGGCCCCACCAACAGCTGTTTCAGCTGCTCCAGTAACCGCACCAGCTGCTGCTCCCACTACACCTGTTGTTAAAGCACCAGTATCAGCACCACCAGCTAAAACACCAACAAGTTCCCCACCTGCTAAAGCACCCGCTAGTTCTCCACCAGTGCAATCTCCACCAGCACCAGCTCCAGTGGCAGCAACACCACCAGCTGTTGCTTCTGCTCCACCGGCTGCAGTTCCAGTTGCAGCACCTGTTGCTGCAGAGACAGTACCAGCACCAGCTCCTAGCAAGAGCAAGGGAAAGAAGAAGGGAAAGAAACACAATGCATCTTCACCAGCACCTTCTCCTGATATGATGAGCCCACCTGCACCTCCTACTGAAGCTCCTGGACCTAATGGACTTGACTCTGACTCTCCCAGCCCATCTCTTAACGATGAGGTACATAATCTCATAAAATTCTCTCTTTTTTCTTAAAGTTTTAATCTTCTTTTTGCTGTCTAATATATGATGGATCTTTAGTGCGCATCCAGATCTAGTAATATATGCAACGAATTCATAATCTAGTAGGAGTATTAGCTTATCTGCATTTCCGTAATTCGGGATAAATAGGATTTACGCTAATTGTATACCGAGGCGGAGCTAAAGTTTGGTTTGCCAAAATTCAATAGCTCGGGTACATTTTATATTTATGTTAAGAAatttatgtaatatgtatataCTCGTATAAATTATTTAAAACCTTGTAAGCTATTTGTAGAATTTAGAATTCATAAACTGAAATTTATGAATCCGGCTTTGATTAAATAATTTAACGGGTAATAAAGTTCCATCTTTATATTAATTAGTTGTTATAGATAAGCATATAGGTGCATTAGAGAAAATTGACAATTTACTGCTGCATACTAATTGTATGAATATGGTGCCGTAACGTATGTTTGCATTGTCGGTGGCAAGTGATGTAAGTCAATTAGATTATCAGAAGACATTTACGTTTTACAGCTGCAAAATATGGTCTTTTTCAAGGTCGCCTATGTCAGTTGTGCATGATGATGACATATGAAGATGCAACTTTAGTTTTTTTCAGCATGGTACCCTTCACAGACTTGCACATTGACTTGATTTCAATTTTCAAGTGCCTGTTAAGTATTTCTGTATTAGGCAACCCAGTGCACAATAGCTTATGGTGTCGGTGGAAAGTCATAAATAATGCATAGATCTGTTGAGGTTTATAATAGCTGACTTCCACGGTGACAGCCAAAGGTTCTTCTGATCTTCTTTAATTGTAGTGTTCACTTCAGACCAAACAGTAATATAGATTCGACAAAGAAACATTAAAGGTCACTAAGCACGAGGCAGCACAATGGTAGGGTCGGGTCAATCAATGTACATACTGGTCATTTACAGTACTAAAATGGATCCGATTTATATAAAACTTTAATATTATCATTCAAAAATATGTTGTCGATCTGATTC
Above is a genomic segment from Lycium barbarum isolate Lr01 chromosome 12, ASM1917538v2, whole genome shotgun sequence containing:
- the LOC132621669 gene encoding lysine-rich arabinogalactan protein 18 — protein: MDRKCLCLISILCIVVAGVTGQTPAAAPAKAPVGAKASTPPAAAPTKPKTPAPAAAPASAPPTAVSAAPVTAPAAAPTTPVVKAPVSAPPAKTPTSSPPAKAPASSPPVQSPPAPAPVAATPPAVASAPPAAVPVAAPVAAETVPAPAPSKSKGKKKGKKHNASSPAPSPDMMSPPAPPTEAPGPNGLDSDSPSPSLNDESGAEKLKMLGSLVAGCAVMSWLLF